One Candidatus Peregrinibacteria bacterium DNA segment encodes these proteins:
- the tnpA gene encoding IS200/IS605 family transposase, producing MVKEVNTDLDHVHILISIPPQIAVGEVVRIIKANTARELNIKFPFLRKVYWGTRSIWSAGYFASTVGINEEVIRKYIQQQGEEDAGQAQLELG from the coding sequence GTGGTGAAAGAGGTAAACACGGATTTAGACCATGTACATATTTTAATTTCCATACCTCCACAAATAGCAGTGGGAGAGGTGGTGAGAATAATAAAAGCCAACACAGCTCGTGAGTTGAACATAAAGTTTCCGTTTCTTAGAAAAGTGTACTGGGGGACGAGAAGTATTTGGTCGGCAGGTTACTTTGCCTCCACAGTTGGGATTAACGAGGAGGTCATTCGAAAGTATATCCAACAACAGGGCGAAGAAGATGCGGGCCAAGCGCAGCTTGAACTAGGCTGA
- a CDS encoding type II secretion system F family protein, whose product MQEKSYFFHLLAVMLDAGIPIMKALKVLSKKTDNPRFARIINTLAYDVERGKLLSQSMTKFPDVFKDAEVGIVRSGESIGNLAKLLFKLAKQTQRSHLLYLKVRGALIYPATVMVALLISGAIVVRVVIPRIDQFFTQSNFELPALTHFVLSFGRFVVNFSWLLAIGFVFLGLLLSFYISTESGRRRYDEFLLSAPFFSDVVRKLNVSRFVQILSLLIEAGVPIHEAIRIASGSMTNVLYKDYLLTLKTDVERGEKIAENLAEAPFLFPETVVAMIAVGENSGQIASISEKLASHYEDEVESSLETFTTLLEPIVIVIVGIAVGVLALALLGPIFSLSTLVS is encoded by the coding sequence GTGCAAGAAAAATCCTACTTTTTTCATCTGCTTGCCGTGATGCTGGATGCCGGAATTCCCATTATGAAAGCCTTGAAGGTTTTGTCGAAAAAAACCGACAACCCCCGTTTTGCACGCATCATCAATACTTTGGCTTATGATGTGGAGCGAGGAAAATTGCTCAGTCAATCCATGACCAAATTCCCCGACGTTTTTAAAGATGCCGAAGTGGGCATTGTGCGCAGCGGGGAGAGCATTGGAAATTTGGCCAAATTGCTTTTTAAACTCGCCAAGCAAACCCAGCGGTCTCATCTTTTGTATTTGAAAGTGCGAGGAGCGCTCATTTACCCCGCGACGGTGATGGTGGCTCTATTGATTTCGGGGGCCATTGTGGTGCGAGTGGTGATTCCGCGCATCGATCAATTTTTCACTCAATCCAATTTTGAATTGCCGGCTCTCACGCATTTTGTGCTGAGTTTCGGTCGTTTTGTGGTGAATTTCAGTTGGCTCCTGGCCATTGGTTTTGTTTTTTTAGGCTTGCTTTTGTCTTTTTACATCAGCACCGAGTCGGGGCGACGACGTTACGATGAGTTTTTGCTGTCGGCTCCTTTTTTCAGCGATGTGGTTCGCAAACTGAATGTTTCGCGTTTTGTTCAAATTTTGAGCTTGCTCATTGAGGCTGGGGTTCCTATTCACGAAGCCATTCGCATTGCTTCCGGTTCCATGACCAATGTTTTGTATAAAGATTATTTGCTCACTTTAAAAACCGATGTGGAACGAGGTGAGAAAATTGCAGAAAATTTAGCTGAGGCGCCCTTTCTTTTCCCCGAGACGGTGGTGGCCATGATTGCGGTGGGTGAAAATTCCGGGCAAATTGCCAGCATTTCTGAAAAATTGGCCAGCCATTATGAAGATGAGGTGGAAAGTTCACTCGAGACCTTCACCACTTTGCTGGAACCGATTGTGATTGTGATTGTGGGCATCGCGGTGGGAGTTTTGGCTTTGGCTCTTTTGGGCCCCATTTTCTCTTTATCCACCTTGGTTTCATGA
- a CDS encoding Hsp20/alpha crystallin family protein produces MTQIGIGQLKHAKKADDKVQLRLNARAHPTPAKAEEQEPEEGQLSVDILHTENEMVVLCPIAGVEKTDVRVSLQDDVLTIRGERKPVSGLDLHKTLVGELFWGTFSRSIVLPDHIDRKNVQARVHEHVLIITIPKTEDYKTRIIHVSADE; encoded by the coding sequence ATGACTCAAATCGGAATCGGACAACTCAAGCACGCCAAAAAAGCAGACGACAAGGTCCAGCTGCGCCTGAATGCACGCGCTCACCCCACACCTGCCAAAGCCGAGGAGCAAGAACCCGAAGAGGGCCAGCTTTCCGTGGATATTTTGCACACTGAAAATGAAATGGTGGTGCTCTGCCCCATCGCCGGCGTAGAAAAGACCGATGTTCGTGTTTCTTTGCAAGATGACGTGCTCACCATTCGCGGCGAACGCAAGCCAGTGTCAGGCTTAGATCTACACAAAACCCTGGTGGGAGAACTCTTTTGGGGCACTTTTTCTCGGTCCATTGTGTTGCCAGATCACATCGACCGCAAAAACGTTCAGGCTCGCGTGCACGAACACGTGCTCATCATCACCATTCCAAAAACAGAAGATTACAAAACACGCATCATTCATGTGAGTGCCGACGAATAA
- a CDS encoding type II secretion system protein produces the protein MNSSRTRAAFTLIEMIIAITVFTIFIGFAISTYLVFHRSNQDALTQRSLLMEAEALLNEISDAARENRIDYVTYADQNVLGGEGALEVETLYLVSPDGQERTVYSWDAEQEALSMQRLDALGNALTEAQVLHSENLTVSDVNFRIFPSQNPYENRSEDALQYQPMVTFTLNFSMPGRMDEEIQLELHTSVTSRFYQ, from the coding sequence ATGAATTCCTCTCGAACTCGTGCGGCATTCACTCTCATTGAAATGATCATTGCCATTACGGTGTTCACGATTTTCATTGGCTTTGCCATTTCGACTTATTTGGTTTTTCATCGTTCCAATCAAGATGCCCTCACACAGCGCAGTTTACTCATGGAAGCCGAGGCTTTGCTCAACGAAATTTCGGATGCCGCTCGTGAAAATCGCATCGATTATGTGACGTATGCGGATCAAAATGTTTTGGGCGGGGAGGGGGCTTTGGAGGTGGAGACGCTTTATTTGGTGAGTCCGGATGGGCAAGAAAGGACGGTTTATTCTTGGGATGCTGAGCAGGAAGCATTGAGCATGCAGCGTTTGGATGCCCTGGGAAATGCCCTCACGGAGGCACAAGTGCTGCATTCTGAAAATTTGACTGTGAGTGATGTAAACTTCAGGATTTTTCCATCGCAAAACCCTTATGAAAATCGCAGCGAAGATGCGCTTCAATATCAGCCCATGGTCACTTTTACGCTGAATTTCAGCATGCCCGGTCGCATGGATGAAGAAATTCAATTGGAGCTCCACACTTCTGTCACTAGCCGCTTTTATCAATGA
- a CDS encoding transposase, with translation MKKLRKSSHAVFICDYHLVLATKYRRKIFNEGVLAFLQEVMKDIPSTIRNWW, from the coding sequence ATGAAGAAGCTACGAAAAAGCTCACACGCAGTTTTCATCTGTGATTATCACTTAGTTCTGGCGACCAAATACCGTCGGAAGATATTCAACGAAGGTGTGTTGGCTTTTCTGCAGGAAGTGATGAAGGATATTCCAAGTACTATCCGGAACTGGTGGTGA
- a CDS encoding RNHCP domain-containing protein, with protein MNFIVINQPFQCLNCGAQVPRQEGSCRNHCKSCLYSQHVDAEFPGDRASNCGALMAPIGLTQSGKKGWILLHKCTKCFRIVRNKLADDDNMDLAIALSRNPI; from the coding sequence ATGAACTTTATAGTGATCAATCAGCCTTTTCAATGCTTAAACTGCGGCGCCCAAGTGCCCCGGCAAGAAGGCAGTTGTCGAAATCATTGCAAGAGTTGCCTTTATTCTCAGCATGTGGATGCGGAATTTCCGGGCGACCGTGCCTCCAATTGCGGTGCTCTCATGGCCCCCATCGGGCTCACTCAATCCGGAAAAAAAGGATGGATTCTCTTGCATAAATGCACAAAATGTTTTCGAATCGTTCGCAATAAATTGGCAGATGATGATAACATGGATCTAGCCATCGCCCTCAGCCGCAACCCGATTTAG
- the tilS gene encoding tRNA lysidine(34) synthetase TilS — MKLSLELKQIPKDSTLLIGVSGGRDSMALVHALMNQRKDLKLVAAHMNHGLRDSAESDAEFVKGMMLRWELPFELFKPRPPSNGNMEEWGREKRYEFFEKIAKKHKVDFIVTAHHQDDDFESMMLHFVRGTRVKGLSGMAFHRSDFSTPLLRPLLYTSRAEINAYIGYHEIPYRDDPTNEDETLARNFLRNKIIPVLTHVYPGLAERWQKQKPYWLDLQKMLETSALTFMQEFLDKKEGLSREAYGKLPYPLRATVLERWYQDSTGRHVPDAATLERWDNAILTFETRKKTEWNTDPSSKKNRFLSLSKERAKLI; from the coding sequence ATGAAACTCTCCCTTGAACTCAAGCAAATCCCCAAAGACAGCACTTTACTCATTGGGGTTTCGGGGGGCAGAGATTCCATGGCTTTGGTGCACGCACTGATGAATCAGCGCAAAGATTTAAAATTGGTGGCCGCTCACATGAACCACGGGCTGCGCGACAGCGCCGAAAGCGATGCTGAATTTGTAAAAGGCATGATGCTGCGTTGGGAACTGCCCTTCGAACTCTTCAAACCTCGACCGCCCAGCAACGGAAACATGGAGGAATGGGGCCGTGAAAAACGCTATGAATTCTTTGAAAAAATAGCAAAAAAACACAAAGTCGACTTCATCGTCACCGCTCACCATCAAGACGACGATTTTGAATCCATGATGCTGCATTTTGTGCGTGGCACTCGAGTGAAGGGCTTATCGGGCATGGCTTTTCATCGCAGCGATTTTTCAACTCCCCTCTTACGCCCTTTGCTCTACACTTCTCGGGCCGAAATCAACGCCTACATCGGCTATCACGAAATTCCTTACCGCGACGACCCCACCAACGAGGATGAAACCTTGGCTCGCAATTTTCTTCGCAACAAAATCATCCCTGTTTTGACCCACGTCTACCCCGGCCTCGCCGAACGTTGGCAAAAGCAAAAACCCTACTGGCTGGATCTGCAAAAAATGCTAGAAACTTCCGCCCTCACTTTCATGCAAGAATTTCTAGATAAAAAAGAAGGCCTCTCCCGCGAAGCTTATGGCAAATTGCCCTACCCCCTCAGGGCCACCGTGCTCGAACGATGGTACCAAGACAGCACCGGTCGTCACGTACCCGATGCCGCCACCCTTGAACGCTGGGACAACGCCATCCTCACTTTCGAAACCCGCAAAAAAACCGAGTGGAACACCGATCCAAGCAGCAAAAAAAACCGCTTCCTCAGCCTGAGCAAAGAGAGGGCAAAGTTGATTTAG
- a CDS encoding prepilin-type N-terminal cleavage/methylation domain-containing protein, translating into MRQKRPAFTLLEVLIVMLIIGILTSVLILNFQGVRERQELSLLADKSLALLQQAKAEVSRGKVMLDETGEAQYLCEGGLFEVGEVPRWVEAPSEAAGTCDFTQLSTEDYALSSGNAFVGSIEVGETSLDEILVFFVPPSGELQFYDIRGNTEYDGEMELRFETATFATEALSGRFVLRASEDTGFAQLLLDNESNNEE; encoded by the coding sequence ATGAGGCAAAAACGCCCTGCTTTTACGCTTTTGGAAGTTTTGATTGTCATGCTCATCATTGGGATTTTAACTTCTGTTTTGATCCTGAATTTTCAAGGAGTGCGTGAACGCCAAGAGCTGTCTCTTTTGGCCGATAAAAGTTTAGCCCTTTTGCAGCAGGCTAAGGCCGAAGTGAGTCGTGGAAAAGTGATGCTGGATGAAACGGGAGAGGCGCAGTATTTGTGTGAAGGGGGACTCTTTGAGGTGGGCGAAGTTCCGCGTTGGGTGGAGGCCCCGTCTGAAGCCGCTGGGACCTGTGATTTCACTCAGCTTTCCACTGAGGATTATGCCTTGAGTTCAGGCAATGCCTTCGTGGGGAGCATAGAAGTGGGGGAGACAAGTTTGGACGAGATTTTGGTGTTTTTTGTGCCTCCGTCTGGGGAACTTCAGTTTTATGATATTCGCGGCAACACCGAATATGACGGGGAAATGGAGCTGCGTTTTGAAACGGCCACTTTTGCTACGGAGGCGCTTTCGGGTCGTTTTGTGCTTCGGGCTTCGGAAGACACGGGCTTTGCTCAATTGCTACTCGATAATGAGTCCAACAATGAAGAATAA
- a CDS encoding tetratricopeptide repeat protein: MSLDDLLKEADALKLKGKHEEAIALANRMILSDMEYAEAFEEVGDNYLSLREYDKAMKALKHALKLRPRSPNALYLLGFLYSSTGDFDKSIETLELANRVQPHHPEILRCLGWSIFHGGDRKRGLVILERARAMAPKDTLILCDLAVCYLNDRQFEATIGLLEEALNLEPENEKAKDCLETAKFFQREFKKLKENRA, from the coding sequence ATGTCCCTCGATGATCTTTTAAAGGAAGCCGATGCCCTCAAATTGAAGGGCAAACATGAGGAAGCCATCGCCCTGGCCAACAGGATGATCCTTTCAGACATGGAGTACGCCGAGGCTTTTGAAGAAGTCGGGGACAATTATTTGAGCCTGCGCGAATACGACAAAGCCATGAAGGCTCTGAAACATGCCCTCAAATTGCGCCCTCGCAGCCCGAACGCCCTCTACCTTTTGGGCTTTCTTTATTCTTCGACTGGGGACTTTGATAAATCCATCGAAACCCTGGAGTTGGCCAATCGCGTTCAACCTCATCATCCTGAAATTTTGCGATGCCTGGGTTGGTCCATCTTTCATGGAGGGGATCGCAAACGCGGCCTCGTGATTTTGGAAAGAGCCCGTGCCATGGCGCCCAAAGACACGCTCATCCTCTGTGACCTTGCCGTGTGCTACCTCAACGATCGCCAATTCGAAGCCACCATTGGTCTGCTGGAAGAAGCTCTCAACCTTGAACCTGAAAATGAAAAAGCCAAAGATTGCCTTGAGACGGCTAAATTCTTCCAACGCGAGTTTAAAAAATTGAAGGAAAATCGAGCTTAA
- a CDS encoding methionine--tRNA ligase produces MSKFYLTNAIAYVNAGPHMGHALELCQGDALTRYHRMIGDEVLFMVGTDEHGSKIAQVAKEKGMEPQVLTDQNAALFMQMNQAFSAANDDFIRTTSDLHKRGAQKIWKLIEAAGKFYEKEYEGKYCTGCEAFVLEKDLVEGKCSIHLREPQVLKEKNIFFKLSDYSDAIEEKVKSGELEIRPESRRNEFLSLLKEGLQDVSFSRPKSSLTWGIDVPGMDDQVMYVWCDALTNYLTALGYADDDAKWKKFWPADVHLIGKDIIRFHCGIWIGMLMAAQLPLPKAVYVHGFVTSEGQKMSKTLGNVVNPMELVDRYGVDAVRYYLLREIPSDGDGDFSQERFKTVYKDELQNTLGNLLRRVLTLALKHFEGKVPQGDGKLQDSIDKAWKGFHEGFLSFDIKGALESVMELARAANLYVDQEKPWELAKTDKARLESVLGNLIVVCRELGRMLASVIPDASHKMLLQLGEDHLLLQEALFPPMAE; encoded by the coding sequence ATGTCCAAATTCTACCTTACCAATGCCATTGCTTATGTGAATGCGGGGCCGCACATGGGGCATGCCCTGGAGCTGTGTCAGGGGGATGCGCTGACACGTTACCATCGCATGATAGGGGACGAGGTGCTTTTTATGGTGGGGACGGATGAGCACGGCAGTAAAATCGCTCAAGTGGCGAAGGAAAAAGGCATGGAGCCTCAGGTGCTCACAGATCAAAATGCGGCGCTTTTTATGCAAATGAATCAAGCTTTTTCTGCGGCCAATGATGATTTCATTCGCACCACCAGTGATTTGCATAAACGAGGAGCTCAAAAAATTTGGAAACTCATTGAAGCGGCTGGAAAATTTTATGAAAAAGAATATGAAGGCAAATATTGCACCGGTTGTGAGGCCTTTGTTTTGGAAAAAGATTTGGTGGAAGGCAAGTGCTCCATCCATTTGCGAGAGCCGCAAGTTTTGAAAGAAAAAAACATCTTTTTTAAGCTCTCGGACTATTCGGATGCCATTGAAGAAAAAGTGAAGTCGGGGGAACTTGAAATTCGTCCTGAGTCGCGTCGCAATGAATTCTTGTCGCTGCTTAAAGAAGGTTTGCAAGATGTGAGTTTTTCGCGTCCCAAATCCAGCCTCACTTGGGGCATCGACGTGCCCGGAATGGACGATCAAGTGATGTATGTGTGGTGCGATGCGCTCACCAATTATTTAACGGCGCTCGGTTATGCGGATGACGATGCAAAGTGGAAAAAGTTTTGGCCGGCGGATGTGCATTTGATTGGCAAGGACATCATTCGTTTTCACTGTGGAATTTGGATTGGGATGCTGATGGCCGCGCAGCTGCCTTTGCCCAAAGCGGTTTATGTGCACGGTTTTGTGACCAGCGAAGGTCAGAAGATGAGTAAAACTTTGGGCAATGTGGTGAACCCCATGGAATTGGTGGACCGTTACGGAGTGGATGCCGTTCGTTATTATTTGTTGCGTGAAATTCCCAGCGATGGAGACGGAGATTTTTCACAAGAACGCTTTAAAACAGTTTATAAAGATGAACTGCAAAACACCTTAGGCAACTTGCTGCGCCGCGTTTTGACTTTGGCCCTTAAGCATTTTGAAGGAAAGGTGCCTCAAGGGGATGGCAAGCTTCAAGATTCCATCGATAAGGCGTGGAAAGGTTTTCATGAAGGTTTTTTGAGTTTCGATATCAAAGGGGCATTGGAATCGGTGATGGAACTCGCTCGAGCCGCAAATTTGTATGTGGATCAAGAAAAACCGTGGGAATTGGCCAAGACCGACAAAGCACGCCTCGAAAGCGTGCTTGGCAATTTGATTGTCGTGTGTCGTGAACTTGGAAGGATGCTGGCGTCTGTGATTCCAGATGCGTCACACAAGATGCTGCTGCAACTTGGCGAAGACCATCTGCTTTTGCAGGAAGCGCTATTCCCTCCAATGGCGGAGTGA
- the ftsH gene encoding ATP-dependent zinc metalloprotease FtsH, which produces MGQKPWEQVALTTFIEDVENGTVTEVTVMDNRVNYLLADETQKYTFKEAGQTVDEVLANVPEGIKETLKIEVSDTSGDGMWLSIGLSIIPILFIVGFLWFMMRGAQSSNNQAMSFGKSSARLHDNEKERTTFENVAGLKEAKEELVEVVDFLKNPGKYTAMGAKIPKGVMLVGSPGNGKTLLARAVAGEANVPFFSISGSEFVEMFVGVGASRVRDLFKKAKRNAPCIVFMDEIDAVGRQRGTGVGGGHDEREQTLNQILTEMDGFETNTGVIVMAATNRPDVLDPALLRPGRFDRRVVVDSPSMNDRAEILKVHSKNKPLAKGTDLKHVAKQTPGFSGADLENVLNEAAIMAARKSEKEITGHDIEMAVEKVQMGPERKSHVMNEKEKEVTAYHEVGHALVRVLLPECDPLRKVTIIPRGMALGLTWFMPEDDTHLFTQEKFEHEMASGMGGYVAEELIYGQVSTGPSNDLQKVTQMARRMVTEFGMSSVVGPTVYGEQSHEVFLGRDYGHVKNYSEEKAALIDKEVQGFVDKAYKKAKELLTKHRKEMTLLAKTLKEKETLTREEFVELLEGTAKKKA; this is translated from the coding sequence ATGGGGCAAAAACCTTGGGAACAAGTGGCCCTCACCACCTTTATTGAAGATGTGGAAAATGGCACCGTGACCGAAGTGACAGTGATGGACAACCGAGTGAACTACCTCTTGGCCGACGAAACTCAAAAATATACTTTTAAAGAAGCCGGCCAAACAGTGGATGAAGTGCTTGCAAATGTTCCAGAAGGCATCAAAGAAACCTTAAAAATCGAGGTCTCCGACACCTCGGGCGATGGAATGTGGCTGAGCATTGGGCTTTCCATTATACCCATTCTTTTCATCGTCGGATTCCTGTGGTTCATGATGCGCGGCGCTCAAAGCAGCAACAATCAAGCCATGTCCTTCGGAAAATCCAGCGCACGCCTGCACGACAATGAAAAAGAACGCACCACTTTCGAAAATGTGGCCGGTCTCAAAGAGGCCAAAGAAGAACTCGTGGAGGTGGTGGACTTTTTGAAAAATCCTGGAAAATACACCGCCATGGGCGCCAAAATTCCCAAAGGAGTGATGCTCGTGGGCAGCCCCGGAAACGGTAAAACACTGCTCGCCCGCGCCGTAGCCGGCGAAGCCAATGTGCCCTTCTTCTCTATTAGTGGATCTGAATTCGTAGAGATGTTTGTGGGAGTGGGGGCCAGCCGTGTACGCGACCTCTTTAAAAAAGCAAAGCGCAACGCCCCTTGCATCGTTTTTATGGATGAAATTGACGCCGTCGGTCGCCAACGTGGCACCGGAGTCGGAGGCGGACACGACGAACGGGAGCAGACTCTCAATCAAATCCTCACCGAGATGGACGGTTTTGAAACCAACACCGGCGTCATTGTGATGGCCGCGACCAACCGTCCCGATGTGCTGGACCCCGCCCTGCTGCGCCCCGGCCGTTTCGACCGCCGTGTGGTGGTGGACAGCCCCAGCATGAACGACCGTGCTGAAATCCTTAAAGTACACTCCAAAAACAAACCGCTCGCCAAGGGCACGGATTTAAAACATGTGGCCAAACAAACCCCCGGTTTCTCTGGGGCAGACCTCGAAAACGTGCTCAACGAAGCCGCCATCATGGCCGCTCGCAAATCCGAAAAAGAAATCACCGGGCACGACATCGAAATGGCTGTGGAAAAGGTTCAAATGGGTCCTGAACGCAAATCCCACGTGATGAATGAAAAAGAAAAAGAAGTCACCGCTTACCACGAAGTCGGACATGCTCTCGTTCGCGTCCTTCTGCCCGAATGCGACCCGCTGCGCAAAGTGACCATCATCCCGCGCGGAATGGCCCTCGGCCTCACCTGGTTCATGCCCGAAGACGACACCCACCTGTTCACTCAAGAAAAATTCGAACACGAAATGGCCTCCGGCATGGGCGGGTACGTGGCTGAAGAACTCATCTATGGACAGGTTTCCACCGGCCCTTCCAACGATCTTCAAAAAGTCACTCAAATGGCACGCCGCATGGTCACCGAATTTGGCATGAGCTCCGTCGTAGGACCCACCGTTTATGGTGAACAAAGCCACGAAGTCTTCCTGGGCCGCGACTATGGACACGTCAAAAATTATTCCGAAGAAAAGGCCGCTCTCATCGACAAAGAGGTGCAGGGCTTCGTCGACAAAGCTTACAAAAAGGCCAAGGAACTCCTCACCAAACACCGCAAAGAGATGACCCTGCTGGCCAAAACCCTCAAAGAAAAAGAGACCCTCACTCGCGAAGAGTTTGTGGAGCTATTGGAAGGCACTGCGAAAAAGAAGGCCTAA
- the pilO gene encoding type 4a pilus biogenesis protein PilO, whose translation MKTSQSSQLISIFLLFLIIVGAVVFVLPMRDKITALKSQEAVLAEELQTLDTQYEALSTLSKEVSQSETTKLKLLSAVPKGYDQDALILELTDLAAQTGFTLNAISFSAGTSQDYGKILSVSSSVKGSFEQMIEFLQLLEGADRLMRITSLSVQRLSASEVGFNLTLEAYYQ comes from the coding sequence ATGAAAACCAGCCAATCTTCTCAACTCATTTCCATTTTCTTGCTCTTTTTGATCATTGTGGGAGCCGTGGTCTTTGTGCTGCCCATGCGCGATAAAATCACTGCTTTAAAAAGCCAAGAAGCCGTCTTAGCCGAAGAACTCCAAACTTTGGATACGCAATATGAAGCGCTTTCGACGCTTTCTAAGGAAGTTTCGCAAAGCGAAACCACCAAATTGAAACTGCTTTCGGCGGTGCCTAAGGGTTACGATCAAGACGCCTTGATTTTAGAATTGACGGATTTGGCAGCGCAAACGGGTTTTACCCTCAATGCCATTAGCTTTTCTGCCGGTACCAGCCAAGATTACGGCAAGATTTTGAGTGTGAGCAGCAGTGTAAAAGGTTCTTTTGAACAAATGATTGAATTTTTACAACTTCTTGAAGGGGCGGACCGTTTGATGCGGATCACATCTTTGAGTGTGCAACGTCTCAGTGCCAGTGAAGTTGGGTTCAATTTGACCCTTGAAGCGTATTACCAATAG
- a CDS encoding prepilin-type N-terminal cleavage/methylation domain-containing protein, producing MKNKAAFTLIETIIAITLTTVVMTAVTGLILSTLRANQRNLRTVQATFLAQEGLEAVRFMRDSNVLQNYAWDSGSDLWMQDFHVEALSPSLTLYLVPKLCTVPTPCFQVSNSAEDARVTLDNGFQFERQVDFHLLYDENENPRP from the coding sequence ATGAAGAATAAAGCTGCCTTCACTCTCATTGAAACCATTATAGCCATCACGCTCACCACCGTGGTGATGACCGCTGTGACGGGACTTATTTTAAGCACTTTGAGAGCCAATCAGCGCAATCTCAGAACGGTGCAGGCCACTTTTCTTGCTCAAGAAGGCTTGGAGGCGGTTCGCTTCATGCGCGATTCGAATGTGCTGCAAAATTATGCTTGGGACTCGGGTTCCGATTTATGGATGCAAGACTTCCATGTGGAGGCGCTTTCGCCCAGCCTGACTTTGTATTTGGTTCCTAAATTGTGCACGGTTCCCACTCCTTGTTTTCAAGTTTCTAACAGTGCGGAAGATGCGAGGGTCACTTTGGACAACGGATTTCAATTTGAGCGACAAGTCGACTTTCATTTGCTGTATGATGAGAATGAAAATCCTCGCCCTTGA
- a CDS encoding UTP--glucose-1-phosphate uridylyltransferase — translation MKPIKKVVILAAGLGTRFLPMTKAIPKAMLPILDKPVIQYLVEEALDSGIQEIIIVTGMGKRAIEEHFDHSYELEHELRSRGKLELLETMERIEKKARFAYVRQENAHGDGHAILCAKDVLGEEPFAVLFGDDLVDGPRPALRQLLDIYEKTGNPVLCVETVSLENISNYGVIQVQNQEDRLIHVAGLIEKPRPEEAPSSYGIIGKYICTPQVLKNLEQSESSHPDGEIRLIDGLLTHLEQGGQIDAWQVEGTRYDTGTPLGLLEANLAFAKKDPELKAKLSLK, via the coding sequence GTGAAACCGATCAAAAAAGTCGTGATTTTAGCAGCGGGGCTGGGAACCCGTTTTTTGCCCATGACCAAGGCCATTCCCAAAGCCATGCTGCCTATATTGGACAAACCCGTCATCCAATATTTGGTGGAAGAAGCCCTCGACTCGGGCATTCAAGAAATCATCATTGTGACTGGGATGGGCAAACGTGCCATCGAAGAACACTTCGACCACAGCTATGAACTGGAGCACGAACTGCGTTCTCGTGGCAAACTCGAGCTTTTAGAAACCATGGAGCGCATCGAAAAAAAAGCCCGTTTCGCCTATGTGCGTCAAGAAAATGCCCACGGAGACGGCCATGCCATCCTCTGTGCCAAGGACGTTTTGGGGGAAGAACCCTTTGCCGTGCTCTTTGGCGACGATCTGGTGGATGGACCTCGCCCCGCCCTGCGCCAACTGCTGGACATTTATGAAAAGACCGGCAATCCCGTGCTGTGCGTAGAAACCGTAAGCCTCGAAAACATCTCCAATTATGGAGTGATTCAAGTGCAAAACCAAGAAGACCGCCTCATTCATGTGGCTGGCCTCATTGAAAAACCTCGACCTGAAGAAGCCCCGTCGAGCTATGGCATCATCGGCAAATACATTTGCACTCCACAAGTGCTTAAAAACCTGGAGCAAAGTGAGTCCAGTCACCCCGACGGAGAAATTCGCCTGATCGATGGCCTGCTCACACACTTAGAACAAGGTGGCCAGATCGATGCTTGGCAGGTGGAAGGAACCCGCTATGACACAGGAACTCCTCTCGGTTTATTGGAAGCCAATCTAGCCTTCGCAAAAAAAGACCCCGAACTCAAGGCAAAACTAAGTTTGAAGTGA